From Nicotiana tabacum cultivar K326 chromosome 15, ASM71507v2, whole genome shotgun sequence, the proteins below share one genomic window:
- the LOC142169517 gene encoding uncharacterized protein LOC142169517, producing MEQYTPGLKVTKVIWEFPSKVWIKVNIDGASRGNSGRSSIGYVLRDEEGDVIFALGREIPHTTNNEAEAIAILKAMRYCVDHRVTHVMLQTDSMLLKNVLEGKWVAPCNVNGYVEEIKMLMEECNVRVSHTLREGNSLADRLANCALDSGDIEAHGFA from the coding sequence ATGGAGCAATATACTCCAGGTTTGAAGGTAACAAAAGTAATCTGGGAATTTCCTAGTAAAGTATGGATCAAGGTCAATATTGATGGTGCGAGTAGGGGAAATTCTGGAAGGAGTTCCATAGGCTATGTGCTGAGAGATGAGGAAGGAGATGTAATTTTTGCACTAGGAAGGGAGATACCACATACTACAAATAATGAGGCAGAGGCTATTGCAATTCTGAAGGCAATGAGATACTGTGTTGACCATCGAGTAACACATGTTATGCTGCAAACAGATTCCATGCTCTTAAAGAATGTATTAGAAGGAAAGTGGGTAGCCCCTTGTAATGTGAATGGGTATGTTGAGGAGATCAAAATGCTAATGGAGGAATGCAATGTTCGAGTTTCTCATACTCTGAGGGAAGGCAATAGTCTAGCAGATCGCCTAGCCAATTGTGCATTGGATAGTGGGGATATTGAGGCTCATGGCTTTGCATAA